A genomic window from Streptomyces sp. 846.5 includes:
- a CDS encoding ATP-binding cassette domain-containing protein — protein MAIIEVEDVARTFTVRRKVGRLRRERTEVRAVDGLSFEVAAGEMVGYIGPNGAGKSTTIKMLTGILVPSEGRLRVAGADPSRERVRLARRIGVVFGQRTTLWWDLPLRDSYELARRIYRIEDARYRRNLDRCIDLLELGPLLDVPVRQLSLGQRMRGDIAAALLHDPEVLYLDEPTIGLDVISKNRVREFLAEINAESGTTVLLTTHDLTDIERLCSRVMVIDHGRVVYDGGLEGLHGIGGSERTLVVDLAAPELEPISVPGARVVRMEGPRQWLAFPAADSAAPLVAAIAARYPLVDLSVKEPAIEDVIARMYGGEVGEGQRSLEGSVAAG, from the coding sequence ATGGCAATCATCGAGGTCGAGGACGTGGCCAGGACCTTCACGGTGCGGCGCAAGGTCGGACGGCTGAGGCGGGAGCGCACCGAGGTGCGGGCCGTGGACGGGCTCAGCTTCGAGGTCGCGGCCGGGGAGATGGTCGGCTACATCGGCCCCAACGGCGCGGGCAAGTCCACCACCATCAAGATGCTGACCGGCATCCTGGTCCCCAGCGAGGGGCGGCTGCGGGTCGCCGGCGCCGACCCCTCCCGGGAGCGGGTGCGGCTGGCCCGGCGGATCGGGGTGGTCTTCGGGCAGCGCACCACCCTGTGGTGGGACCTGCCGCTGCGCGACTCCTACGAGCTGGCCCGGCGGATCTACCGGATCGAGGACGCCCGCTACCGGCGCAACCTGGACCGCTGCATCGACCTGCTGGAGCTCGGACCGCTGCTGGACGTGCCGGTGCGTCAGCTGTCGCTGGGCCAGCGGATGCGCGGTGACATCGCGGCGGCGCTGCTGCACGACCCGGAGGTGCTCTACCTGGACGAGCCCACCATCGGTCTGGACGTGATCAGCAAGAACCGGGTCCGCGAGTTCCTGGCCGAGATCAACGCGGAGTCGGGCACCACGGTGCTGCTCACCACGCACGACCTCACCGACATCGAGCGGCTCTGCTCGCGGGTGATGGTGATCGACCACGGCCGGGTGGTCTACGACGGCGGGCTGGAGGGCCTGCACGGGATCGGCGGCAGCGAACGCACCCTGGTGGTCGACCTGGCCGCGCCCGAGCTGGAGCCCATCAGCGTCCCCGGCGCCCGGGTGGTGCGGATGGAGGGCCCGCGCCAGTGGCTCGCCTTCCCGGCCGCCGACAGCGCGGCCCCGCTGGTGGCGGCGATCGCGGCGCGCTATCCGCTGGTCGACCTGTCGGTGAAGGAGCCGGCGATCGAGGACGTCATCGCCCGGATGTACGGAGGGGAGGTGGGGGAGGGGCAGCGCAGCCTGGAGGGCTCGGTCGCCGCGGGGTGA
- a CDS encoding DUF445 family protein codes for MKRVEETDAVRLGEATGPVGAPAGATASAVAVPVGLGVRYTASDEAKQRGVRRMKTIATGFLVVATIIYILTSWAIHTGAGSWAGYVQAAAEAGMVGALADWFAVTALFRHPLGLPIPHTAIIPTKKDVFGRSLGQFVGENFLSVEVVRGRLRGLGVGRRLGEWLSAPGSAERVTREASAALRGALAVLRDEDVQAVVGEAVTRRAAAQQIAQPIGAMLARILAEGGHKGVVDLCVVRAHDWLEEHSDQVIRTISEEAPGWTPKFIDNKIGVRVYRELLRFAVDVRDNPNHAARGAVDSFLEDFAKELRTDPDTIARVERAKADLLARSEVQDLIASAWAAVRAMVLEAAEDEDSQLRIRLRDGIRSFGRRLATDARMQAKLDGWLEDAAEYVVDTYRGEITSLISDTVAGWDADEASRKIEANVGRDLQFIRINGTVVGAAAGLLIHTVSTLV; via the coding sequence ATGAAGCGAGTCGAGGAAACCGATGCCGTCCGCTTGGGCGAAGCGACGGGGCCGGTCGGGGCGCCGGCGGGGGCCACCGCTTCGGCCGTGGCCGTGCCGGTCGGACTGGGGGTGCGCTACACGGCCTCCGACGAGGCCAAGCAGCGCGGTGTGCGGCGGATGAAGACCATCGCCACCGGCTTCCTGGTCGTGGCGACCATCATCTACATCCTCACCAGCTGGGCCATCCACACCGGAGCGGGCTCCTGGGCCGGCTACGTCCAGGCGGCGGCCGAGGCCGGCATGGTCGGCGCGCTCGCCGACTGGTTCGCCGTCACCGCGCTGTTCCGGCACCCGCTGGGGCTGCCCATCCCGCACACCGCGATCATCCCCACCAAGAAGGACGTCTTCGGACGGAGCCTCGGCCAGTTCGTCGGCGAGAACTTCCTCTCGGTGGAGGTGGTCCGGGGCCGGCTGCGCGGACTGGGCGTGGGACGCCGGCTCGGTGAGTGGCTGTCGGCGCCCGGCAGCGCCGAGCGGGTCACCCGCGAGGCGTCCGCCGCGCTGCGCGGGGCGCTGGCGGTGCTGCGCGACGAGGACGTGCAGGCCGTGGTCGGCGAGGCGGTGACCCGGCGCGCTGCCGCGCAGCAGATCGCCCAGCCGATAGGCGCGATGCTGGCCCGGATCCTGGCCGAGGGCGGGCACAAGGGCGTGGTGGACCTGTGCGTGGTGCGGGCCCACGACTGGCTGGAGGAGCACAGCGACCAGGTGATCCGGACGATCTCCGAGGAGGCTCCGGGCTGGACGCCCAAGTTCATCGACAACAAGATCGGCGTCCGGGTCTACCGCGAGCTGCTGCGCTTCGCCGTGGACGTGCGCGACAACCCGAACCATGCGGCGCGCGGCGCGGTCGACAGCTTCCTGGAGGACTTCGCCAAGGAGCTGCGCACCGACCCCGACACCATCGCCCGGGTCGAGCGGGCCAAGGCCGACCTGCTGGCGCGCTCCGAGGTGCAGGACCTGATCGCCTCCGCCTGGGCCGCGGTCCGGGCGATGGTGCTGGAGGCCGCCGAGGACGAGGACAGCCAGCTGCGGATCCGGCTCCGCGACGGCATCCGCAGCTTCGGCCGGCGGCTGGCCACCGACGCCAGAATGCAGGCCAAGCTGGACGGCTGGCTGGAGGACGCGGCCGAGTACGTCGTCGACACCTACCGCGGCGAGATCACCTCGCTGATCTCCGACACCGTCGCCGGCTGGGACGCCGACGAGGCCTCCCGCAAGATCGAGGCCAACGTCGGCCGCGACCTGCAGTTCATCCGGATCAACGGCACCGTCGTGGGCGCGGCCGCCGGACTGCTGATCCACACGGTGTCCACGCTGGTCTGA
- a CDS encoding adenosine deaminase produces the protein MAGTGIEAFVAGLPKAELHVHHVGSASTAVVAGLAARYEGRTAVPADPEALAKYFEFTDFAHFIQVYLSVVDLIRDAEDVRTLTYGVAEELARRQVRYAELTVTPYSSVRRGIPGEAFMEAIEDARKAAEAELGVVLRWCFDIPGEAGLESAEITERLALDLRPEGLVSFGLGGPEIGVPRPQFQPYFDRARAAGLHSVPHAGEATGPETVWDALRFLGAERIGHGTSSMQDPRLVDYLGEHRIPLEVCPTSNIATRVVERIEDHPIKQMVEAGLFVTVNSDDPPMFGTDIDREYVVAAGLLGLDEGGVAELARQAVRASFLDDSGKRALIGEIDGYLAGRPQQG, from the coding sequence GTGGCGGGGACAGGTATCGAGGCGTTCGTGGCCGGGCTGCCCAAGGCGGAGCTGCATGTGCACCATGTGGGCTCGGCCTCGACGGCCGTGGTGGCCGGGCTGGCGGCGCGGTACGAGGGGCGGACGGCGGTGCCGGCCGATCCGGAGGCGCTGGCGAAGTACTTCGAGTTCACCGACTTCGCGCACTTCATCCAGGTGTACCTGTCGGTGGTGGACCTGATCAGGGACGCCGAGGACGTCCGGACGCTGACCTACGGCGTGGCCGAGGAGCTGGCCCGGCGTCAGGTCCGCTATGCGGAGCTGACGGTCACTCCGTACAGCTCGGTGCGGCGCGGCATCCCGGGCGAGGCGTTCATGGAGGCCATCGAGGACGCCCGCAAGGCCGCCGAGGCGGAGCTGGGCGTGGTGCTGCGCTGGTGCTTCGACATCCCCGGCGAGGCCGGCCTGGAGTCCGCCGAGATCACCGAGCGGCTGGCGCTGGACCTGCGGCCCGAGGGGCTGGTGAGCTTCGGCCTGGGCGGCCCGGAGATCGGGGTGCCGCGGCCGCAGTTCCAGCCGTACTTCGACCGCGCGCGGGCGGCCGGACTGCACAGCGTCCCGCACGCCGGCGAGGCCACCGGGCCGGAGACGGTGTGGGACGCGCTGCGCTTCCTGGGCGCCGAGCGGATCGGCCACGGCACCTCGTCGATGCAGGACCCGCGGCTGGTGGACTACCTGGGCGAGCACCGGATCCCGCTGGAGGTCTGCCCGACCTCCAACATCGCCACCCGGGTGGTGGAGCGGATCGAGGACCACCCGATCAAGCAGATGGTCGAGGCGGGGCTGTTCGTCACCGTCAACAGCGACGACCCGCCGATGTTCGGCACCGACATCGACCGCGAGTACGTCGTCGCGGCCGGGCTGCTCGGCCTGGACGAGGGCGGGGTGGCCGAGCTGGCCCGGCAGGCCGTCCGGGCCTCGTTCCTGGACGACTCGGGCAAGCGGGCGCTGATCGGGGAGATCGACGGGTATCTGGCGGGCCGGCCGCAGCAGGGGTAG
- a CDS encoding class E sortase — translation MRQLACEGRYVGRWCGVLRRLLIGFGELAITFGLVVVLLAAYELWWTNQSADASARSAVAGLEQQWQADARARASASPSAAAAGSKGAAAVPAKPAPLQVGGAGGSGIDSMSRDLNAFAVIRIPSLGIVFPVAEGIDKHAVLNHGYIGHYPGTAMPGQPGNFAVAGHRNTHGEPFRHLERLSIDDVVIVETEGWTYFYRIDSILPETSQSDVDTIAAVPHSSLHPGSRYGYTAPGRYLTLTTCTPAYTSLYRMIAWGHLVGQQARTA, via the coding sequence GTGCGTCAGCTGGCGTGCGAGGGCCGGTATGTGGGGCGGTGGTGCGGGGTGCTGCGGCGGCTGCTGATCGGCTTCGGCGAGCTGGCGATCACCTTCGGCCTGGTCGTGGTGCTGCTAGCCGCCTATGAGCTGTGGTGGACCAACCAGTCCGCCGACGCCAGCGCCCGCTCCGCCGTCGCCGGTCTGGAGCAGCAGTGGCAGGCGGACGCCCGGGCCCGAGCGTCCGCCTCGCCGAGTGCTGCCGCGGCCGGATCCAAGGGCGCGGCGGCGGTTCCGGCCAAGCCGGCGCCACTTCAGGTGGGCGGTGCCGGCGGGAGCGGCATCGACAGCATGAGCCGGGATCTGAACGCCTTCGCGGTGATCCGCATCCCCTCGCTCGGCATCGTCTTCCCGGTCGCCGAGGGCATCGACAAGCACGCCGTGCTCAACCACGGCTACATCGGCCACTACCCGGGCACGGCGATGCCGGGGCAGCCCGGCAACTTCGCCGTCGCCGGGCACCGCAACACCCATGGCGAGCCGTTCCGCCACCTGGAACGCCTGAGCATCGACGACGTGGTGATCGTCGAGACCGAGGGCTGGACCTACTTCTACCGGATCGACTCGATCCTGCCGGAGACCTCGCAGAGCGACGTGGACACCATCGCCGCGGTGCCGCACAGCTCGCTGCACCCCGGCTCGCGCTACGGCTACACCGCCCCGGGTCGCTATCTGACGCTGACGACCTGCACCCCGGCGTACACCTCGCTCTACCGGATGATCGCCTGGGGGCATCTGGTCGGTCAGCAGGCACGGACCGCGTAG
- a CDS encoding GntR family transcriptional regulator, whose translation MTGRSVPRLLSAPVREGVPEHGRMPKYYAAKAQLTALLAELGEGGLLPTERELAERYGVARETLRLALRELLLEGRVRRQGRGTVVAGPKIEQPLSLSSYTEGVRRQGRLPGRRLIALERFAAEGEVAAELGVAEGDQVWHLERVLLADEERVGLESTYAPVALLPGLADDFDPVSSFYRYAKESCGLVAGGGRERIETVLATPREALLIGTPPALPMLLLHRSSWDASGHPFERVRTLYRGDRFSFSAELSAGE comes from the coding sequence ATGACCGGCCGTTCCGTCCCCCGTCTGCTCAGCGCCCCCGTGCGTGAGGGTGTGCCCGAGCACGGGCGGATGCCCAAGTACTACGCCGCGAAAGCCCAGTTGACCGCGCTGCTGGCGGAGCTGGGCGAGGGCGGGCTGCTGCCGACCGAGCGGGAGCTGGCCGAGCGCTACGGCGTCGCCCGGGAGACCCTGCGGCTCGCCCTGCGCGAGCTGCTGCTGGAGGGGCGGGTCCGTCGGCAGGGCCGCGGCACGGTGGTGGCCGGGCCGAAGATCGAGCAGCCGCTGTCGCTGTCGAGCTACACCGAGGGCGTGCGCCGCCAGGGGCGGCTGCCGGGGCGCCGGCTGATCGCGCTGGAGCGCTTCGCCGCCGAGGGCGAGGTGGCCGCCGAGCTGGGCGTCGCCGAGGGCGACCAGGTGTGGCACCTGGAGCGGGTGCTGCTGGCGGACGAGGAGCGGGTCGGCCTGGAGAGCACCTATGCGCCGGTGGCGCTGCTGCCCGGCCTCGCCGACGACTTCGACCCGGTGTCGTCGTTCTACCGCTACGCCAAGGAGTCCTGCGGGCTGGTGGCCGGGGGCGGCCGGGAGCGGATCGAGACGGTACTGGCCACGCCGAGGGAGGCGCTGCTGATCGGCACGCCGCCGGCGCTGCCGATGCTGCTGCTGCACCGCAGCAGCTGGGACGCGTCCGGGCACCCCTTCGAGCGGGTGCGGACGCTGTACCGGGGGGACCGGTTCAGCTTCTCGGCTGAGCTGAGCGCGGGGGAGTAG
- a CDS encoding TIGR03364 family FAD-dependent oxidoreductase, with translation MRVIVVGAGALGTMHAWHAVRRGHQVVHLEREQQARGASVRNFGLVWVGGRAEGPDLDTALRARQLWEEIGAEVPGVGFRASGSLTVLRTEAERAVAAEVAARHDAGRRGWELLDETETRKANPALRGEFLGALWSPQDAQVEPRVTQRALQERLRESGRYTFLGGREVREVVGERSVRDDRGELHSGDAVVLCTGAWLGGLVRELAPELPVRRVRLQMMQTEPLGEELTTSVADGDSFRYYPAYAGGALDALNAAQPQHPTAAEHRMQLLMVQRADGSLTIGDTHEYDQPFGFDVVEDPYAYLAELAGSVLGRPLPRIRRRWAGVYAQCLDPALVVHRERVGEGVWLVTGPGGRGMTGSPAIGEATADEMGL, from the coding sequence GTGAGAGTCATCGTCGTAGGAGCAGGAGCGCTCGGGACCATGCATGCCTGGCATGCCGTCCGGCGCGGACACCAAGTCGTCCACCTGGAGCGGGAGCAGCAGGCGCGTGGCGCCTCGGTCCGCAACTTCGGGCTGGTCTGGGTCGGCGGGCGCGCCGAAGGCCCGGACCTGGACACCGCGCTGAGGGCGCGTCAGCTGTGGGAGGAGATCGGCGCCGAGGTGCCCGGGGTGGGGTTCCGGGCCAGTGGCTCGCTCACGGTGCTGCGCACCGAGGCCGAGCGGGCGGTGGCCGCCGAGGTCGCGGCCCGGCACGATGCCGGGCGGCGCGGCTGGGAGCTGCTGGACGAGACGGAGACCCGCAAGGCCAACCCGGCCCTGCGCGGGGAGTTCCTGGGCGCACTGTGGAGTCCGCAGGACGCGCAGGTCGAGCCCCGGGTGACCCAGCGGGCGCTGCAGGAACGGCTGCGCGAATCCGGTCGCTACACCTTCCTGGGCGGCCGCGAGGTCCGCGAGGTGGTGGGCGAGCGCTCGGTCCGCGACGACCGGGGCGAGCTGCACAGCGGCGACGCCGTGGTGCTCTGCACCGGGGCCTGGCTGGGCGGGCTGGTCCGCGAGCTGGCGCCGGAGCTGCCGGTGCGCCGGGTCAGGCTGCAGATGATGCAGACCGAACCGCTGGGCGAGGAGCTGACCACCTCGGTCGCCGACGGCGACAGCTTCCGCTACTACCCCGCCTACGCCGGGGGCGCGCTGGACGCGCTGAACGCCGCCCAGCCGCAGCATCCGACCGCGGCCGAGCACCGGATGCAGCTGCTGATGGTGCAGCGCGCGGACGGATCGCTGACGATCGGCGACACCCACGAGTACGACCAGCCCTTCGGCTTCGACGTGGTCGAGGACCCGTACGCCTATCTGGCGGAGCTCGCCGGCAGCGTGCTGGGGCGGCCGCTGCCGAGGATCCGCCGCCGTTGGGCCGGGGTGTACGCGCAGTGCCTGGACCCGGCTCTGGTGGTGCACCGGGAGAGGGTGGGTGAGGGCGTCTGGCTGGTGACCGGTCCGGGCGGGCGCGGGATGACGGGTTCGCCGGCGATCGGCGAGGCGACTGCGGACGAGATGGGGCTGTGA
- a CDS encoding phosphonatase-like hydrolase: MARIRLVVLDMAGTTVADGGLVEQAFEAAALDLGVDPAGARHDEMLEYVRTTMGESKISVFRHLFAEEEQAQQANRAFERAYDGLVDAGHCAPLPGAEDAIRELRKAGLTVVLTTGFSGPTQQRIIGALGWQDLVDLALCPADAGGRGRPYPDLALAALLRTHAADDVRELAVVGDTGYDMRCGASAGAGVVAGVLTGAHDTERLRADGATAVLGSVAELPGLLLSP, translated from the coding sequence ATGGCGCGTATCAGGCTGGTGGTGCTGGACATGGCCGGGACCACGGTCGCCGACGGTGGGCTGGTGGAGCAGGCGTTCGAGGCGGCGGCGCTGGACCTCGGGGTGGACCCGGCCGGCGCCCGGCACGACGAGATGCTGGAGTACGTCCGCACCACCATGGGCGAGAGCAAGATTTCGGTGTTCCGGCACCTGTTCGCCGAGGAGGAGCAGGCGCAGCAGGCCAACCGGGCCTTCGAGCGGGCCTACGACGGGCTGGTCGACGCGGGCCACTGCGCGCCGCTGCCCGGCGCCGAGGACGCCATCCGCGAACTGCGCAAGGCCGGTCTGACGGTGGTGCTGACCACCGGCTTCTCCGGGCCCACCCAGCAGCGCATCATCGGCGCGCTGGGCTGGCAGGACCTGGTCGACCTGGCGCTCTGCCCGGCCGACGCGGGCGGCCGCGGTCGCCCGTACCCGGATCTGGCCCTGGCCGCGCTGCTGCGGACGCATGCCGCCGACGACGTCAGGGAACTGGCCGTGGTCGGCGACACCGGCTACGACATGCGCTGCGGGGCGTCCGCCGGGGCGGGCGTGGTGGCCGGGGTGCTGACCGGGGCGCACGACACCGAGCGGCTGCGTGCGGACGGGGCGACGGCGGTGCTGGGCTCCGTGGCCGAACTGCCGGGGCTGCTGCTGTCGCCCTGA
- a CDS encoding HAD-IIA family hydrolase, protein MAESKPVESWLTDMDGVLVHEGTIIPGADEFINRLRESGKPFLVLTNNSIYTPRDLHARLAGMGLDVPEEAIWTSALATAKFLDGQRPGGTAYVIGEAGLTTALHQIGYVLTDSNPDYVVLGETRTYSFEALTKAIRLISAGARFICTNPDETGPSPEGVLPATGSVAALITKATGVEPYFVGKPNPLMMREALNALNAHSESTVMIGDRMDTDIKSGMEAGLRTVLVLSGLTQQSEVERYPYRPSRVAKSVAELIDEI, encoded by the coding sequence GTGGCGGAATCCAAGCCGGTCGAGTCCTGGCTGACGGACATGGACGGCGTCCTGGTCCACGAGGGCACGATCATCCCCGGGGCGGACGAGTTCATCAACCGTCTGCGGGAGTCGGGCAAGCCCTTCCTGGTACTCACCAACAACTCCATCTACACCCCCCGTGACCTGCACGCGCGGCTCGCCGGGATGGGTCTGGACGTGCCGGAGGAGGCGATCTGGACCTCGGCCCTGGCCACCGCCAAGTTCCTGGACGGCCAGCGCCCCGGCGGCACCGCCTATGTCATCGGCGAGGCCGGCCTGACCACGGCGCTGCACCAGATCGGCTATGTGCTGACGGACAGCAACCCCGACTACGTGGTGCTCGGGGAGACTCGAACGTACTCATTCGAGGCGCTGACCAAGGCGATCCGCCTGATCAGCGCGGGGGCCAGGTTCATCTGCACCAACCCGGACGAGACCGGCCCCTCCCCGGAGGGCGTGCTCCCGGCGACGGGCTCGGTGGCGGCGCTGATCACCAAGGCCACCGGGGTGGAGCCCTACTTCGTGGGCAAGCCCAACCCGCTGATGATGCGCGAGGCGCTGAACGCGCTGAATGCGCACTCGGAGTCGACGGTCATGATCGGCGACCGGATGGACACCGACATCAAGTCGGGCATGGAGGCCGGTCTGCGCACGGTGCTGGTCCTCTCCGGCCTGACCCAGCAGTCCGAGGTCGAGCGCTACCCGTACCGTCCGTCCCGCGTGGCGAAGTCGGTCGCGGAGCTGATCGACGAGATCTGA
- a CDS encoding class F sortase, with the protein MVELRSPAVLSRLSRPRVLGALAILSTGLVAVSVGGAALGVGAPARAVVGVVGADAVAVSARGTASDAVRATPRPSASPTSAAVHAALSRSTPIQLALPGIRLTAPLLGLGMDGKGQPELPPFSQPRTAGWLRDSATPGEAGTAVLVGHVDTRTGPAVFWNLSAVKPGAPVEVARLDGSTALFTVDRVQAYPKASFPSAQVYAPAKDAQLRIITCGGSYDRKHAEYTGNVVLYAHLSGVRAA; encoded by the coding sequence GTGGTTGAGCTCCGGAGCCCGGCCGTGCTCTCGCGGCTCTCACGCCCGCGGGTGCTGGGCGCGCTGGCGATCCTGTCCACCGGTCTGGTCGCGGTGTCCGTCGGCGGTGCGGCGCTGGGCGTCGGTGCGCCGGCCCGCGCGGTCGTCGGGGTGGTCGGGGCCGACGCGGTCGCGGTGAGCGCGCGCGGCACCGCCTCGGACGCTGTACGGGCCACCCCCCGGCCGTCGGCCTCGCCGACCTCCGCAGCCGTGCACGCGGCGCTGTCGCGCTCCACCCCGATCCAGCTGGCGCTGCCCGGCATCCGGCTCACCGCCCCGCTGCTGGGTCTCGGAATGGACGGCAAGGGGCAGCCCGAGCTGCCGCCGTTCTCGCAGCCGAGGACGGCCGGCTGGCTGCGCGACTCGGCGACGCCTGGCGAGGCCGGCACGGCCGTCCTGGTCGGCCATGTCGACACCCGGACCGGCCCGGCCGTGTTCTGGAACCTGTCGGCGGTGAAACCGGGGGCCCCGGTCGAGGTGGCCCGGCTGGACGGCAGCACCGCCCTGTTCACGGTGGACCGGGTGCAGGCCTACCCCAAGGCCTCATTCCCCTCCGCACAGGTCTACGCCCCGGCGAAGGACGCCCAGCTGCGGATCATCACCTGCGGCGGGAGCTACGACCGAAAGCACGCCGAGTACACCGGCAATGTGGTGCTGTATGCGCACCTCAGCGGGGTACGCGCCGCCTAG
- a CDS encoding TetR/AcrR family transcriptional regulator translates to MAAHEVGSAGQSAQPRPPVWARPRSGGRGPQPSLSVDAIVTAAVALADAEGVDAVSMRRIAAELGVGTMSLYRYVETKDDLLDLMADQVMGEDGPSGRMAGEWRADLRRIAVDYRRLMLRHPWVLPIVASRPPLGPNNLRRSECLLGVLDGLGLSIAAMSGLTGTVIGYVRGVVLTEIAETEVARRTGLDEDRYRRSVGPYLTDVLAAGQHPLLARFVALADHDPDPDQTFLWGLDRVLDGVAVGLERLRAEQ, encoded by the coding sequence GTGGCAGCCCACGAGGTGGGGTCCGCGGGGCAGTCGGCGCAGCCGCGACCGCCGGTGTGGGCCCGCCCGCGTTCCGGGGGACGGGGGCCGCAGCCCTCGCTGAGCGTGGACGCCATCGTCACCGCCGCCGTCGCCCTGGCCGACGCCGAGGGCGTGGACGCCGTCTCGATGCGCCGGATCGCCGCCGAGCTGGGCGTCGGGACCATGTCGCTGTACCGCTATGTCGAGACCAAGGACGACCTGCTCGACCTGATGGCCGACCAGGTCATGGGCGAGGACGGCCCCAGCGGCCGGATGGCCGGGGAGTGGCGCGCGGACCTGCGCCGGATCGCCGTCGACTACCGCCGGCTGATGCTGCGTCACCCCTGGGTGCTGCCCATCGTCGCGAGCAGGCCCCCGCTGGGCCCCAACAACCTGCGCCGGAGCGAGTGCCTGCTCGGCGTCCTGGACGGCCTCGGCCTCAGCATCGCCGCGATGTCGGGCCTGACCGGAACCGTGATCGGCTACGTCCGCGGCGTGGTGCTCACCGAGATCGCCGAGACCGAGGTGGCCCGTCGCACCGGCCTGGACGAGGACCGCTACCGCCGCAGCGTCGGCCCCTATCTGACGGACGTCCTGGCCGCCGGCCAGCACCCCCTGCTGGCCCGCTTCGTCGCCCTGGCGGACCACGACCCGGACCCCGACCAGACCTTCCTCTGGGGCCTGGACCGCGTCCTCGACGGGGTCGCGGTGGGGCTGGAGCGGCTCCGGGCCGAGCAGTAA
- the ung gene encoding uracil-DNA glycosylase, with the protein MSSVNEFVLPESWQGALAQETEKPYFTELAGFVAQQRAEHQVFPPAGEVFSALQHTPYDRVKVLLLGQDPYHDDNQAHGMCFSVKRGVKVPPSLRNVYKELDADLGIPAPAHGNLEAWADQGVLLLNAVLTVRAHEANSHKGKGWEQFTDAVIRAVNDRAEPAVFVLWGNYAKKKLPLIDTSRHVVVQGAHPSPLSAKLFLGSRPFSQIDKGLADLGLAPIDWRLPA; encoded by the coding sequence ATGTCGTCAGTCAATGAGTTCGTGCTGCCCGAGTCCTGGCAGGGGGCGCTCGCGCAGGAGACGGAGAAGCCGTACTTCACCGAGCTCGCCGGTTTCGTGGCGCAGCAGCGGGCCGAGCACCAGGTCTTCCCGCCGGCCGGCGAGGTGTTCTCGGCGCTGCAGCACACGCCGTACGACCGGGTGAAGGTCTTGCTGCTCGGTCAGGACCCGTACCACGACGACAACCAGGCGCACGGGATGTGCTTCTCGGTGAAGCGCGGGGTCAAGGTCCCGCCCTCGCTGCGCAACGTCTACAAGGAGCTGGACGCCGACCTGGGCATCCCGGCGCCGGCCCACGGCAATCTGGAGGCCTGGGCGGACCAGGGGGTGCTGCTGCTGAACGCGGTGCTGACGGTGCGCGCGCACGAGGCCAACTCGCACAAGGGCAAGGGCTGGGAGCAGTTCACCGACGCGGTGATCCGCGCGGTCAACGACCGTGCGGAGCCTGCTGTGTTCGTGCTGTGGGGGAACTACGCCAAGAAGAAGCTGCCGCTGATCGACACCAGCCGCCATGTGGTGGTCCAGGGCGCCCACCCGTCGCCGCTGTCGGCCAAGCTCTTCCTGGGCAGCCGTCCGTTCTCGCAGATCGACAAGGGCCTGGCCGACCTCGGGCTGGCACCGATCGACTGGCGGCTGCCGGCCTAG
- a CDS encoding VTT domain-containing protein yields the protein MSEVLDLFGSSWFFIAALLAVLSDAFVPIVPSGTMVIAATLQASETHTSPLLLGFGVAIASFSGDLLLLRVARRGAAWAQRRLDRKPGAASAAAYLLEALETRRARTIVAARFVPGGRSVLDLAVGTAPAPPLRFLRWSAVSAAVWATYIVGLGYLNEHTFDTSWLSFAVSCAAATTISAVVARMVQRQRRNAREAAAPAADADDHLTTAPVAVS from the coding sequence TTGAGCGAGGTCCTGGACCTTTTCGGCTCCTCGTGGTTCTTCATAGCGGCACTGCTGGCGGTACTGTCCGACGCGTTCGTTCCGATCGTGCCCAGCGGCACCATGGTCATCGCCGCGACGCTGCAAGCCTCCGAGACCCACACCTCGCCGCTGCTGCTCGGCTTCGGCGTGGCCATCGCCTCCTTCTCGGGCGACCTGCTGCTGCTCCGGGTCGCCCGCCGCGGGGCCGCCTGGGCGCAGCGGCGCCTGGACCGCAAGCCCGGGGCCGCCAGTGCGGCGGCCTACCTGCTGGAGGCCCTGGAGACGCGCCGGGCCCGCACCATCGTCGCGGCCCGATTCGTCCCTGGCGGCCGCTCCGTGCTCGACCTCGCGGTCGGCACCGCCCCGGCCCCGCCGCTGCGGTTCCTGCGCTGGTCCGCCGTCTCAGCGGCCGTCTGGGCGACCTACATAGTGGGCCTCGGCTACCTCAACGAGCACACCTTCGACACCAGTTGGCTGAGCTTCGCGGTCTCCTGCGCCGCCGCGACCACGATCAGCGCCGTGGTCGCCCGCATGGTGCAGCGTCAGCGCCGCAACGCCCGTGAGGCGGCGGCGCCGGCCGCCGACGCGGACGATCACTTGACGACGGCCCCCGTCGCCGTCAGCTGA